One Hyphomicrobiales bacterium genomic window carries:
- a CDS encoding tRNA methyltransferase → MVRVALFQPDIPQNAGTILRMGACLGVGVDIIEPAGFRLSDAAFRRAGLDYLTAADWRRHGSFEAFEAVRRAEGRRLVLLSTTAETTYTDFEFGRSDTLMVGRESSGVPPHVHAAADARVRIALAPGMRSLNVAVALAMVLGEALRVTRAVATGGGH, encoded by the coding sequence ATGGTACGTGTCGCGCTCTTTCAGCCGGACATCCCTCAGAACGCTGGCACCATCCTGCGGATGGGCGCCTGCCTCGGCGTCGGCGTAGACATCATCGAGCCGGCGGGCTTTCGCTTGAGCGATGCCGCGTTCCGAAGGGCGGGTCTCGACTATCTTACCGCTGCCGACTGGCGGCGGCACGGCTCGTTCGAAGCGTTCGAGGCGGTGCGCCGCGCGGAGGGCCGTCGGCTGGTCCTGCTGAGTACCACCGCCGAGACGACCTACACCGATTTCGAATTCGGCCGGTCCGATACGCTGATGGTCGGGCGCGAGAGCTCGGGGGTACCGCCCCATGTGCATGCTGCCGCCGATGCGCGCGTGCGCATCGCGCTCGCCCCCGGCATGCGCTCACTCAACGTGGCGGTGGCGCTGGCCATGGTGCTCGGTGAGGCCTTGCGCGTGACGCGGGCGGTGGCGACGGGGGGCGGGCATTGA